In Leptospira montravelensis, the genomic window CCGCAAATAAACCTGCTGTTGTCACAGACAAACAAACCAGGAATACTATCATTGTGAGAAGCTTCTTCAACATGCTCACCATCCTATTTTTTTAGGACAGCTTATCCGAAATCCAAACCTCTTGGAACTAAAAAAACCGTGATTCTCCAATTTTTAAAGGAACCAACTGCCCTTCTTTGAATCCTGCTCGTTTTAACTCTTCTATAGTGCGGGGCACAGGAGAATCCAGCGGCTCATCAGAAAGAACAAAGGTCATATAATGCATGGGAACTAAGTACTTTGCCTTTAGGTCGCCAAAAGCTTGAACTGCTTGTTTTGGATCGATATGCACAGGTTCCATAAGCCAACGAGGTTCGGTAGCCCCAATCGGTAAGATAGCAACGTCTACTGGCCCCAATTGATTTGTGATCTCTTGGAAATGAGTATAATACCCAGTATCTCCCCCAAAGTAAACTTTCTCTTTTTTTCCAGAAATCAAATAACTTCCCCAAAGAGTTTTATCTCGATCGAACAATCCACGACCACTAAAATGTTGGGTGGGTGTGAAAGTAATTTTTAGATCTTTCATCGTAGTTTTTTCCCACCAATCCATCTCTTGAACATTCCGTATCCCTTCATCTAACAGAAGTTTTCTGTTTCCAAGTCCTGTGAGAACTAGAGGATGAAATTTTTCTTCTAATTGTTTCAGTGTGGGTAAGTCCGTATGATCATAATGATTGTGCGATAAAATGATTAAGTCTATTTTTGGTAAGTCATCGATTTTGATTCCTGGTGGGGTATACCTTTTAGGGCCAATAAAACTAATAGGGGAACACCTTTCGCTCCAAATGGGATCGGTTAGGATGTTCACTCCATCAATTTGGATGAGAGTGGTTGCATGTCCCACCCAAGTCACAGAAAGTTGGGATAAATTTGTTTTTAACTGATTTCCATCATTCTCGACAACGGGAAAGTCCGAGTAATCAATGGGATCCACACTATAAGGCAATCGAAATCTTTGGATTTGCCAAGTGATTACATTCCAAAAACCTTTTGTTTCAAAATTAGGATTTGGGTTTTTGAACCCGCTAGGGGTATGGTGCGATGTACGAACACTAACATCAGCGAAACAGGATAGAACAAAAAAAACAAGGATGGAATATAAGCTTAGGGACTTCACTTGTTTTAGACGAAAAACAAACTTAGCTTGTTTGTAATTTTCGATTGCGTTTTTTAGAAAGAAGAACAATCGTTTTGTTATTATGTTTAGGTATAACGAAACAAAGGATTTGATGATTGCCTATGCAAAATGGAGAGACACAGTCGACCGAACCGAAGGAAGTGAAACCATTTTTGGTGCAAATGCGGAAGTATCCGAAATTGCTCGGGACCAAAGAGAAGATGCAGAATTTGAACTTAGAATTTTGATCCAAGATTTAAAAAAACAAAATCCTTCCGCCATCAAAGAATGGGTGGATATGACCAAAGCTTATTTACATAAAATCGAATCCTCCACTCCCGAAGAACAAATCCAACAACGCAAACAAATTGCAAGGGATTGGAAATATTCCAGGTCGCCGCTCGGCATTTCCGTTCGTTACCCACATCCTTCCCAATATTGGGGGAGTGGGATTGGGGTTTTCGGTCCTGATTTAGACTGGTAAGATTCCCTTGGATTCAGAATCTTACTACCAATGGATTCACTCTTTTTTACACTTTCTAAACTTGGTACGGTATTACTTTTCCCCCTTCCTATTTTTTTTATCTTATCTTTCTTTCTCATTCTAAAAACAAAGTCAAAACAAGGAAAATTACGCCTTATAGGGATCGTATTGTTTTTATATCTGGCATCTAACGCGTATGTGGCGAATTTTTTATTAAGATCCCTGGAAAAAGATTATCCACCCATCCACATCAAAGAGGTTCCCCCATCAGAAGTAGCCATAGTTTTAGGTGGGATGATCCAAACCATTTCTTCGCATCCAGGAAGGCCTGAACTTACGGACTCGGTAGACAGGTTAACGGATGCGATCCGGCTATATAAAGCGGGGAAAGTTAAAAAGATTCTTTTTACAGGTGGATCGGGACTTCTTTTTACGGATGTTTATCGAGAAGCAGACTTAGCAAAGGAATTGTTTTTAGGTCTTGGTGTTCCAGAAAAAGATTTAATTTGGGAAAACAATTCCCGAAATACCTACGAAAATGCAGTCGAAACAAAGAAGTTACTCACTGAAAAAAAGATAGAATCTGCGGTTCTTATTACCTCTGCTTTCCATATGAAACGGGCAGCAGGTTGTTTTCAGAAACAAAACATATCTTTTGTTGCCTTTCCGACAGATTACCGTTCGACAAATTTACAATCGGGAGCCTTTGAACTCTACATTCCTTCTTCCGGCTTTTTAGACCAAACGACATTATCGATCAAGGAATGGGTGGGATATTTTGTGTATCGTGCCAAATCCTATTTATAACAGTCGATTTTCTCTGGTATTTTTTAAGACCTTTTTGTTTGACCGAAACCTGCAATCAGAGAGGTTAGAGGAAAGACGGGAATCCGTCTAAAGAATGGATTATGAATCGTAAGTTTTTAACTCTTTTGTTTCTCATTGGACTTTCTCTCGGCGGAATTGCTTATTTCTCTTCGCAAGAGACCTCCTATCTCCTTTTGGATGCTTCCGAACTAGCAGCAAACCAAACTAAGTATTCAGAACAAAACCTACGCGTAAGAGGATTTGTGCGGGTGGGAAGCCTTGTCCGCGAAGGAAAAAAAGCCAAATTTGATTTAGAACTAAACGATCAAATCATTCCAGTTTTTTTTACTGGGGAAACACTTTTGCCTGATGCTTTTAAAGAAGGAGCCAGGGCTCGAGTGGATGGAAAGTTAGACCACGGGGTCCTAGTGGCTAGTCACGTAGAAGCAAAATGTGCTTCGAAATATGAAGCGGGATACGCTGAGGAAAAATGAACAATTTAGGAACCATCCTTTTATCTGCATCACTCGCCGTATTAATTTTTTCCGCCTTACAAACCATCTACGGAATTTATAAACAAGACAGAAAGGCCATAGAACTTGGCCGACTTGCCCTCATGACAAATCCATTTGTCATCGTACTTACCTTTACTGTTTTATTAACACAACTGGTCCGATCAGACTATAGCAACTATTATGTGGTCATGCATTCCAGTGAACACTTACCTCTATTTTACAAAATGACATCGATTTGGTCTGGTTCCTCCGGAAGTTTGTTGTTTTGGAATTTGATCCTTAGTGTTTTCACCTTTATCGTATTATGGCAAACTAGAAAATCCATCGAAGATCGAATTCCGATGATGAATCTTATCCTTGCTGTTTTATCTGGATTTTTTTCTTTCCTTGCCGTTTTTTATGGAGATGCGCAACCATTCCGTGAATTTGTTCCTGAAGCCGCTGCCGGAAGAGGTTTGAATCCCCTCCTCCAACATTGGGCGATGATCATTCATCCACCGATTCTTTACATTGGTTATGTAAGTATTTCCATTCCTTTTGCCATTGCAATGTCAGCACTTGTTTCTGGCCAACTTTCAGAAGACTGGATGAAGTTCATTCGCAAATGGACTTTGTTTTCTTGGTTCTTTTTGGGAACAGGGATTTTACTCGGATCCAAGTGGGCCTATGAAGAGTTAGGTTGGGGTGGTTATTGGGCTTGGGATCCTGTAGAAAACGCATCCCTTATGCCTTGGTTACTCACCAGTGCCTTTGTCCATTCTGTAGTGATCCAAGAAAGAAGAGGGATGTTAAAATTCTGGAATATGTTACTTGTCATCCTTGCATTCCACTTTAGTTTACTAGGAACTTGGATCACACGTTCAGGAGTTTTGGAAGGTCCTCATAGTTTTTCCAAATCAACCATCGGAACTCCTTTTATCATTTATATCATCGGTAGTTTTTTATTTTTCACGGGATTTGTGATTTACCGTAGAAAACAACTCACTCCTGAAAGAAATTTAGAAGCCATTACTTCCAAAGAAGGCAGTTTTTTATTAAACAACTTTCTATTAGTTCTCTCTACCGCAGCTATTTTGCTCGGTGTCTTTTCTCCTCTTTTGTATGGAAAAGAATTTAAGGCACCTTGGTTTAACTCCTGGGGTGTCCCTGCAGGGATTTTTCTTTTGCTTCTCATGGGAGCTGCCCCACTTCTTGCTTGGAGAAAAGGTGCAGGGGCCGTATTTTTTTCTACCTTACTCAAACCATTCATTGCAGGTCTTGTCGGTGGTGGGCTCTACATTCTTTTTTATTCGCAAAACTTTACCAAACCAGATAGCAAATATGGAGATGTTTTGGCAGAAGTGTATTCGGTTCTGACTGTAACGATTGGTGTGTTTACCATTTCCGGAATCATCCAAGAATACTACCGAGGAATCCGAGCACGAAGGGAAGAATTCAAAAACGAAAATATATTGGTAGCCGGTTACCGAATGTTACTCAAAAACAAACGGCGGTATGGTGGATACTTAGTGCATTTTGCTCTAGTATTAATTTTTATAGGTTATGCTGGAAATGCCTTTAAAATCAATACATCCGTTCGTTTCTTTTATGAACTCCAACCGCCGACTTCGGAAGAAATTGTCTATCAATCCATTGATAAAGCAATGATTGGTGGTTATCAAATTGAAGCCTCCACTCTCAAACTAAAACCTGTATTGATTTCTGGACTTGGTGGGGAACCAAACATTCAAAATGTGATTGTTTCCCAAGAAGGAACTTATGGAATTTTTAGAGGTACAGAAAAACTTAGTGATCTAACTACAGAACGAAGGTTTTACCCACAAATCTCTCACCTAACAGGAGATTTTGAAACCCATATCCCAACGAGTGAACCTGCAATCCTTTCGATGGCAAAGGAAGATTTTTATATCCAACTGGGAGCCATTGAAACCTCTGATTTAAAATCAGAAAATCCTGACCTTCCATTGATGTTTATGCAGTATTATTTCACACCTGGAACAGAGATGGATAAACTTAAACTATTTCTAAATTTCCCAAAACAAATTGTAGCAAACTTAGAAGTATGGGTGAACCCACTGGTAAAACTGATTTGGATCGGATCACTACTCTATTTCTTATCAGGGATATTTTTACTGCTCCCAGTCGGCGAAACCAAAAAGAAAACGGTAGGATAGAATGAAATTTGGTGATCAAATCAAAACCGAATCCACAAAGGAATCTTCTTCCTATTTTACGAATGTTTGGTTCCGCTCTCTTTTGAAATCAATTTTATTGGTGATTGGATTTTTTTTCCTATTTCCAAGTTTACTTTTAGCACAAAAAACGACCACAAATCTCAAAGAAGAGGCTCAAATCCAAACTTTTTTAAAGGTTACGGAAAACATTCGTTGTATTTGTTTACCAAGTCTCCCTATTCAATCGTGTTCGTTTAACATGTGTGCAGCGTCGAGTTATCTAAAAACCTTTATCGAAAACCGAGTCAAAGATGGAATGAAAGAAGAAGAAATCATTTCGAAAATGGAAAATGGATTCGGAACTTCCGTTTTACAAGATCCAATCGTAGTGATGTTTCAAGAAAATGGAAACCAGGGAATGGTTGATTCGATTGTCTATGGGTTCGGACCAAAAATTTTGGCCAAACCTGATGATACATGGATTAATTTCACTCTACTGGCTCTCGGAATTTTAGGTTTGTTTGGAATTTACAAATTCGGAACTAGAAAAAAGAAAGAGCCCATCACACCTAACACCAATCAAACTCTTGGTGCCTTAAAAACAACCACAGAACAAATTAAAAACAAAATCCGCAAATTCGAAGAAGAAACCTAAATCGTATTTCAAACAAAAAAAATAAACCAATTAGAGAGAATTCCAATTCTCTCTAATTAAAACTAGTTCCTTGACTAATAATTGAATATCAGGTAAGCTTAGTTTTGCATTTAAACTAATTCGTAACCTTGGTGTCGACACAGTGGGAGGACGGATGGCTCGAACATCCAATCCTCTCTCTTGTAAACTATTAGCAAAAAATAAAGCCTCTTTCTCAGTTGTCAGTAAAACGGGGATTATATGCGAAGTAGAATTGGTTAAAACAAATCCATTTTCTTCCAAAGAATTTTTTAGTATTTTTGCCAACGCCAATAAAGTCTCTCTCTCTTTATCCATAGAACAAAGTAAAGAAAGAGCAAAAGAAGCAAGTTCTGAAATCATAGGGAGGGGTGCAGTGGAAAAAATAAAGGGCCGCATTACATTCACTAAGTGATCACGTCCTATTTTTTTGGTAACAATGATCCCACCTTCAAGTCCTAAAGATTTTCCCAAAGTGTAAACTCTGTAATCAATGGATTGGATTTCAGAATAAGTCAAATCACGAAAAACTAATCCCTTCCCACTTGGGCCATAAATTCCCAAAGTATGGGCCTCGTCTAAAACCAAAACAAATCCAAATTCCTTTTTTAAACTTAGTAAAGTTTTTAAATCAGGTGAATCACCATCCATACTAAATAAAGTTTCAGTCACAACGATACGTTTATGTTTGTGGTTTGGGTCTTCCGAATCAGCTTTTACTAATAAATTACGTAAGTGGTTTAAATCCAAATGATTATAATATTTTTTTTTAGCTCCCGAAATGCGAATCCCATCTAAAATAGAAGCGTGATTTAATCGATCGGTAAACACGAAACAGTCGGGTGCAGCAATGGAATCTAAAAGTCCAAAATTTGCAGTAAATCCAGTAGAAACCAAAAGTGCGGCCTCCCCTTCAACAAAATCAGCAAATTCCGATTCAAACCTATCCATTGAATTTGTATTTCCACGGACCAACCGCGATGCTGTCGATCCAAATGGATATATATCTTTTCGCGACTGGAAGAACTCCAACATACGAGGATTAGACGTTAATCCCATATAGTCATTGGAACAAAAGTCAATTCCTTGATAGACCTTCGTTTCCCGAAACAATTGTTTTTCGTGAATGGAATTTAGTTTTTTTTGGACTTCTTCCCAATGATTAGCCATTGGCTACCAGTTTTCTATTTCCTTTATTTTTTCCGATTTAATTTTTTACCTGATTTGTTAGAATGATCCCATAGATGAGTGCCCTTCCTCCCGATATCATCCAGAGAATTCGTTCCGCTAAGAATATTTTATTTATCACGGGGGCAGGAATTTCTAGCGAAAGTGGGATTCCCACCTTTCGAGGAGAGGGCGGATATTGGAAAACATTCAAAGCCGAAGAACTAGCAACACCAGAAGCGTTTAAAAAACATCCAAATGTAGTTTGGGAATGGTACGATTGGCGACGTGGGATCTGCGCTGACGCAAAACCAAATCCAGGGCACCTAACAATTGCAAAATGGCAACTGGCCTCTCCTTCGATACACCTAATTACACAAAACGTTGATGGACTCCACCCCAAAGCAGGTAGCAAAAACTTATTAGAAATTCACGGAAATATTTTTCGTGCAAGGTGTACAAGTTGTGGTGAAAATTTTTCCTTAATGGAAGAAGGTATCAACCAACCTGGATTAAAGTATTGCCCAATATGTGAATCTCTTTTACGACCCGATATCGTTTGGTTTGGCGAAGGATATGACAACAAACTTCTAACCAAAGCCTGGGAACTTAGTAAAGCCGCCCAGATAGTTTTTGTGATTGGAACCAGTGCCAATGTTTCTGTTCCTGCAAACTTAGCATTGACTGCGATCCGAAATGGGGCATTGGGAATTGAAATCAATCCTGAAACCACTACCCTCACACCATCCATGCAATTCCACTTTAGTGCTAAATCAGGAGAAGTCCTTCCTGAAATCTTTAAAGAAGTGTTTCCAGATGCAAAACCAAACTAAATTTTTGTTTATGTTTGAAGGCTTCTTATTAGATTATCAATCATTTATACATTCGCCATTCAGAAATAACAATTAAGAGAAACTTATGTTAACCATCTTTCTTCTAGTACTTTCCAATATCTTTATGACCTTTGCTTGGTATGGACATTTAAAATACGCCAAATCAAACAATATGTTTTATATCATTTTGTTTTCTTGGGGAATTGCTTTTTTCGAATATGTATTAATGGTTCCGGCAAATCGGATCGGATTCACTGTTTATAAATTTGAAGGATTCCAACTAAAAATCATTCAAGAAGTGATAACCATTTTTGTATTTATTATCTTTGCTACAGTTTTTTTAGGAGAAAAAATCAAATGGAACTATATAGTAAGTTTTGGATTGATACTTCTTGCTGGTTATTTTGCCTTTGGTTTTGGAACTAAATCAAACGGACACTAAAAAAGATACCAGTTCTTCTGCGATTTTTTCCTTAGGAAGTGGGCCAATTTCTTTTTCTAGCCCACTAACACCAAAAATACGAACACTAGAATCCACTTCCCCAAAACCAATTCCTGATCCAACATAATTTCCAACAATAAATGTAAGTCCTTTTCGAACCAATTTGTCCTTGGCATGAAGGTCTAAATCTTTTGTTTCAGCGGCAAAACCAACTCGAAGTGAGTTTAAAATTTTGTGTTCGGTAACATATTCTGTGACCTGTTGTAATACATCTGGATTTTCTTCTAACTCAAGTAGGAGTCCTTTGGTTCCTTCTGAAGTTTTTTCTTTTTTAATTTTATGTTCAGCAGTCATAATGGGGCGAAAATCTGCCGGTGCGGCAGCCATCACAAGTAAACTATCGCTACTGATTTCTGATAATACTGCATCTCTTAATTGAATTGTGGTTTCTACTTCAATGTTTCGAACTGCACCCTTGACATGGGAGTAACGTTCCAGGGTATTTCCGTGAATATAAACTACCTCCACTGGGTATTTCAAAAAGGAAGTGGCAATTTCGTAACCCATCTTTCCCGAAGAAGCATTGGAAATATAACGCACAGGATCAATCCATTCCCGTGTGGGTCCGGAAGTAACAATGACTCGTTTGAATTTTAGATTCATGAATTAGCAGTATGAAGTTTTATGATTTGTTCCATGATGGATTCCACTGCGGCTAGTTTGCCGTATCCCTCATCCCCACAAACCACAATCCCTTTGTCAGGAGAGACAATAATCACTCCATCCGATTCCAAAGTTTTTAAATTTCTTTGGACAGCAGGGTGTAAATACATTCCAGGATTCATTGAAGGAGCCACTAACACAGGTGATGTGCATGCCAAATAAGTAGACGTTACCAAATCGTCAGCAATTCCGTTGGCCATTTTGCCTATGATATTTGCGGAGGCTGGAACCACAGCAAAAACAGAAGCAATATTTTTGA contains:
- a CDS encoding MBL fold metallo-hydrolase, which gives rise to MFFFLKNAIENYKQAKFVFRLKQVKSLSLYSILVFFVLSCFADVSVRTSHHTPSGFKNPNPNFETKGFWNVITWQIQRFRLPYSVDPIDYSDFPVVENDGNQLKTNLSQLSVTWVGHATTLIQIDGVNILTDPIWSERCSPISFIGPKRYTPPGIKIDDLPKIDLIILSHNHYDHTDLPTLKQLEEKFHPLVLTGLGNRKLLLDEGIRNVQEMDWWEKTTMKDLKITFTPTQHFSGRGLFDRDKTLWGSYLISGKKEKVYFGGDTGYYTHFQEITNQLGPVDVAILPIGATEPRWLMEPVHIDPKQAVQAFGDLKAKYLVPMHYMTFVLSDEPLDSPVPRTIEELKRAGFKEGQLVPLKIGESRFF
- a CDS encoding YdcF family protein, whose protein sequence is MDSLFFTLSKLGTVLLFPLPIFFILSFFLILKTKSKQGKLRLIGIVLFLYLASNAYVANFLLRSLEKDYPPIHIKEVPPSEVAIVLGGMIQTISSHPGRPELTDSVDRLTDAIRLYKAGKVKKILFTGGSGLLFTDVYREADLAKELFLGLGVPEKDLIWENNSRNTYENAVETKKLLTEKKIESAVLITSAFHMKRAAGCFQKQNISFVAFPTDYRSTNLQSGAFELYIPSSGFLDQTTLSIKEWVGYFVYRAKSYL
- a CDS encoding SIR2 family NAD-dependent protein deacylase, whose protein sequence is MSALPPDIIQRIRSAKNILFITGAGISSESGIPTFRGEGGYWKTFKAEELATPEAFKKHPNVVWEWYDWRRGICADAKPNPGHLTIAKWQLASPSIHLITQNVDGLHPKAGSKNLLEIHGNIFRARCTSCGENFSLMEEGINQPGLKYCPICESLLRPDIVWFGEGYDNKLLTKAWELSKAAQIVFVIGTSANVSVPANLALTAIRNGALGIEINPETTTLTPSMQFHFSAKSGEVLPEIFKEVFPDAKPN
- a CDS encoding cytochrome c-type biogenesis protein CcmH, whose product is MKFGDQIKTESTKESSSYFTNVWFRSLLKSILLVIGFFFLFPSLLLAQKTTTNLKEEAQIQTFLKVTENIRCICLPSLPIQSCSFNMCAASSYLKTFIENRVKDGMKEEEIISKMENGFGTSVLQDPIVVMFQENGNQGMVDSIVYGFGPKILAKPDDTWINFTLLALGILGLFGIYKFGTRKKKEPITPNTNQTLGALKTTTEQIKNKIRKFEEET
- a CDS encoding phosphopantothenoylcysteine decarboxylase — its product is MNLKFKRVIVTSGPTREWIDPVRYISNASSGKMGYEIATSFLKYPVEVVYIHGNTLERYSHVKGAVRNIEVETTIQLRDAVLSEISSDSLLVMAAAPADFRPIMTAEHKIKKEKTSEGTKGLLLELEENPDVLQQVTEYVTEHKILNSLRVGFAAETKDLDLHAKDKLVRKGLTFIVGNYVGSGIGFGEVDSSVRIFGVSGLEKEIGPLPKEKIAEELVSFLVSV
- a CDS encoding heme lyase CcmF/NrfE family subunit encodes the protein MNNLGTILLSASLAVLIFSALQTIYGIYKQDRKAIELGRLALMTNPFVIVLTFTVLLTQLVRSDYSNYYVVMHSSEHLPLFYKMTSIWSGSSGSLLFWNLILSVFTFIVLWQTRKSIEDRIPMMNLILAVLSGFFSFLAVFYGDAQPFREFVPEAAAGRGLNPLLQHWAMIIHPPILYIGYVSISIPFAIAMSALVSGQLSEDWMKFIRKWTLFSWFFLGTGILLGSKWAYEELGWGGYWAWDPVENASLMPWLLTSAFVHSVVIQERRGMLKFWNMLLVILAFHFSLLGTWITRSGVLEGPHSFSKSTIGTPFIIYIIGSFLFFTGFVIYRRKQLTPERNLEAITSKEGSFLLNNFLLVLSTAAILLGVFSPLLYGKEFKAPWFNSWGVPAGIFLLLLMGAAPLLAWRKGAGAVFFSTLLKPFIAGLVGGGLYILFYSQNFTKPDSKYGDVLAEVYSVLTVTIGVFTISGIIQEYYRGIRARREEFKNENILVAGYRMLLKNKRRYGGYLVHFALVLIFIGYAGNAFKINTSVRFFYELQPPTSEEIVYQSIDKAMIGGYQIEASTLKLKPVLISGLGGEPNIQNVIVSQEGTYGIFRGTEKLSDLTTERRFYPQISHLTGDFETHIPTSEPAILSMAKEDFYIQLGAIETSDLKSENPDLPLMFMQYYFTPGTEMDKLKLFLNFPKQIVANLEVWVNPLVKLIWIGSLLYFLSGIFLLLPVGETKKKTVG
- a CDS encoding DMT family protein, which encodes MLTIFLLVLSNIFMTFAWYGHLKYAKSNNMFYIILFSWGIAFFEYVLMVPANRIGFTVYKFEGFQLKIIQEVITIFVFIIFATVFLGEKIKWNYIVSFGLILLAGYFAFGFGTKSNGH
- a CDS encoding aminotransferase class I/II-fold pyridoxal phosphate-dependent enzyme, with amino-acid sequence MANHWEEVQKKLNSIHEKQLFRETKVYQGIDFCSNDYMGLTSNPRMLEFFQSRKDIYPFGSTASRLVRGNTNSMDRFESEFADFVEGEAALLVSTGFTANFGLLDSIAAPDCFVFTDRLNHASILDGIRISGAKKKYYNHLDLNHLRNLLVKADSEDPNHKHKRIVVTETLFSMDGDSPDLKTLLSLKKEFGFVLVLDEAHTLGIYGPSGKGLVFRDLTYSEIQSIDYRVYTLGKSLGLEGGIIVTKKIGRDHLVNVMRPFIFSTAPLPMISELASFALSLLCSMDKERETLLALAKILKNSLEENGFVLTNSTSHIIPVLLTTEKEALFFANSLQERGLDVRAIRPPTVSTPRLRISLNAKLSLPDIQLLVKELVLIRENWNSL
- a CDS encoding phosphopantothenoylcysteine decarboxylase; this translates as MKEIVIAVSGSIASYKACDLVRGLTKQGFPVRVIMTSNATKFVGKITFEALTGKPVRVDEFDTGMAHIEIKNIASVFAVVPASANIIGKMANGIADDLVTSTYLACTSPVLVAPSMNPGMYLHPAVQRNLKTLESDGVIIVSPDKGIVVCGDEGYGKLAAVESIMEQIIKLHTANS
- a CDS encoding cytochrome c maturation protein CcmE; translation: MNRKFLTLLFLIGLSLGGIAYFSSQETSYLLLDASELAANQTKYSEQNLRVRGFVRVGSLVREGKKAKFDLELNDQIIPVFFTGETLLPDAFKEGARARVDGKLDHGVLVASHVEAKCASKYEAGYAEEK